The Nitrospinaceae bacterium genome window below encodes:
- the dinP gene encoding DNA polymerase IV, whose protein sequence is MHVDMDAFFVSVEEVRDPSLVGKPVVVGGDPKKGRGVVAAASYAARKYGIHSAMPLSKAYRLCPHAIFLRGSHGVYGEFSRRIFALLRNYSPLVETMSLDEAYVDLTGCQKLHGPVLSTAERIRDEIKAKVGINASIGIASNKLLAKVASDFVKPNGILWIAPGKEGRFLKPLPVGRIPGVGPRSGEWLNRLGVKTVGHLTALPRKRLETLYGKWGTGLYLKSRGICHGRVVSEDTDSRSISRETTLESDSIDARFLESTLSYLVEKAAAQLRESELYVRSVTLKLRTSDFTTVTRSHTLSQPTAEDHVIFQTGVQLFRKSFIPSKRVRLIGICLSSLTRNSCRQTGLFQNVTCEQWDRLYQGIDRIRNKYGFRSILRAASRRGGY, encoded by the coding sequence TTGCACGTGGATATGGACGCGTTTTTTGTGTCCGTGGAAGAGGTGCGCGACCCGTCGCTTGTGGGCAAACCGGTGGTGGTGGGCGGCGACCCTAAGAAAGGCCGGGGCGTGGTGGCGGCGGCGTCTTATGCGGCACGCAAGTATGGCATCCATTCCGCCATGCCACTTTCTAAGGCGTACCGGCTGTGTCCGCATGCGATTTTTTTACGCGGGTCGCACGGGGTCTACGGTGAGTTTTCGAGACGCATTTTTGCATTGCTCAGAAATTATTCTCCTTTGGTCGAGACGATGTCTTTGGACGAAGCTTACGTCGATCTCACCGGATGCCAGAAACTGCACGGCCCGGTTCTCTCGACCGCGGAGAGGATAAGAGACGAGATCAAAGCCAAAGTGGGAATCAACGCTTCGATCGGCATCGCTTCCAACAAACTGCTGGCCAAGGTTGCGTCTGATTTTGTCAAACCCAACGGCATTCTCTGGATCGCTCCCGGTAAAGAAGGAAGGTTTTTAAAACCGCTTCCGGTGGGGCGCATTCCCGGGGTGGGTCCGAGAAGCGGTGAGTGGTTAAATCGTTTAGGGGTTAAGACCGTCGGCCATCTGACAGCGCTTCCCAGAAAACGGCTTGAAACCCTCTACGGAAAGTGGGGAACCGGGCTTTATCTGAAATCCCGGGGCATTTGCCATGGCCGGGTGGTGAGTGAAGATACGGACAGCCGGTCGATCAGCCGGGAAACCACGCTGGAAAGCGATTCGATAGACGCCCGGTTCCTGGAGTCGACGCTCAGTTACCTGGTGGAGAAGGCGGCGGCGCAATTGCGCGAGTCTGAGCTTTACGTCCGGTCGGTGACTTTAAAACTTCGCACCTCGGACTTTACAACCGTGACCCGCTCTCATACGTTATCCCAGCCAACGGCGGAAGATCATGTGATCTTTCAAACCGGTGTGCAACTTTTCAGGAAGTCGTTCATTCCTTCTAAGCGTGTGCGGTTGATCGGGATCTGTCTTTCATCTCTCACCCGGAATTCCTGCAGGCAAACCGGCCTGTTCCAGAATGTGACGTGTGAGCAGTGGGACCGCCTCTATCAGGGGATCGACCGCATCAGAAATAAATACGGGTTCCGCTCGATCCTGCGGGCCGCCAGCCGCAGAGGTGGCTATTAG